The proteins below are encoded in one region of Candidatus Poribacteria bacterium:
- a CDS encoding glycerol-3-phosphate dehydrogenase/oxidase, which produces MSALSVAHRDRALDALDSHPYDALIVGGGITGAAVARLAAQSGLRVALCERGDFASGTSSRSSRLIHGGFRYLQQGQVGMVRRCLAERERIAAESGGIVRRVPFLMPLYRTSPHPAWALKAGIRLYRALCVGTPGASGRCLKRSETLAAEPGIADEGLVGGVLYHECLTHDARLTLEAVLDAADAGAHVLNYAVIEGYAKRDGRIVGAVVRDGLSSREADVRASIVVDATGPWARRTDDAVQLSKGVHIVMSRRRLPLNHTVVFFSPEDRRGLFAIPQENFVLVGTTDTPYSGSPGDASPDAEDIAYLLSGLAAAFPNASLTESDVADSWAGVRAMADGREGPTSAMSRDYRIECPEPGLLAIRGGKMTLHRRIAEDAVSAIISRLGMNSALEPSPRAQSVDGVLPTRLARAGVSAALSQKVVERYGRRASRFLHLLAENPGWAEPILPSLPYIWAEVPYAIRYEMAVYAEDFLRRRTDLAVQARAENLKVPIDFYSLWDRESHREVCGP; this is translated from the coding sequence ATGTCAGCCCTATCGGTCGCACATCGAGATCGGGCTTTAGACGCGCTGGACAGCCATCCGTACGATGCCCTCATCGTCGGCGGAGGTATCACGGGCGCGGCCGTAGCGCGCCTCGCCGCCCAAAGCGGGCTCCGAGTCGCCCTGTGCGAGCGCGGTGACTTCGCCAGCGGCACGAGCAGCCGTTCCTCGCGCCTCATCCACGGCGGGTTCCGCTATCTCCAGCAGGGGCAGGTGGGCATGGTGCGCCGCTGCCTCGCCGAGCGCGAACGGATCGCCGCCGAGTCGGGCGGCATCGTGCGCCGCGTTCCCTTCCTCATGCCTCTCTATCGGACATCGCCGCATCCGGCATGGGCGCTCAAGGCGGGCATCCGGCTCTATCGAGCCCTCTGCGTCGGAACGCCGGGAGCCTCCGGGCGCTGCCTGAAACGATCCGAAACGCTCGCCGCCGAGCCCGGAATCGCCGACGAGGGCTTGGTCGGCGGCGTTCTCTACCACGAGTGCTTGACCCACGACGCCCGCCTGACGCTGGAGGCAGTCCTCGACGCGGCAGACGCCGGAGCCCACGTCCTCAACTACGCGGTCATCGAGGGTTACGCCAAGCGGGACGGTCGGATCGTCGGAGCCGTCGTCCGAGACGGGCTTTCGTCCCGCGAAGCCGACGTCCGCGCGTCAATCGTCGTCGACGCGACGGGTCCCTGGGCGCGCCGTACCGACGACGCGGTGCAGCTCAGCAAGGGCGTCCACATCGTCATGTCGAGACGCCGCCTGCCGTTGAACCACACGGTCGTCTTCTTCTCGCCGGAGGACCGGCGCGGGCTGTTCGCGATCCCGCAAGAGAACTTTGTGCTCGTCGGGACGACCGACACGCCTTACAGCGGCAGTCCGGGAGACGCCTCTCCCGACGCCGAGGACATCGCCTACCTGCTGTCCGGGCTGGCGGCGGCGTTCCCCAACGCGAGCCTGACAGAAAGCGACGTCGCCGACTCGTGGGCGGGCGTACGGGCGATGGCGGACGGGCGCGAAGGTCCCACGTCAGCAATGAGCCGCGACTACCGGATCGAGTGCCCGGAACCGGGCTTGCTCGCCATACGCGGTGGCAAGATGACCCTCCATCGGCGCATCGCGGAAGATGCCGTGAGCGCCATCATCTCTCGCCTGGGGATGAACTCGGCGCTGGAGCCCTCTCCTCGCGCGCAATCCGTCGATGGAGTGCTGCCGACTCGGTTGGCACGCGCAGGGGTTTCGGCGGCGCTGTCGCAGAAGGTCGTCGAACGGTACGGACGGCGGGCGAGCCGGTTCCTACACCTTCTGGCGGAGAATCCCGGTTGGGCGGAGCCCATCCTGCCGAGTCTGCCGTACATCTGGGCGGAGGTCCCCTACGCGATTCGCTACGAGATGGCGGTCTACGCCGAGGACTTTCTGCGCCGTCGCACGGACCTGGCGGTTCAGGCACGCGCCGAGAACCTGAAGGTTCCCATCGACTTCTACTCGCTGTGGGATCGGGAGAGCCACCGCGAGGTCTGCGGTCCCTGA